TGTATTTAATCCTTCTctccaagtctctctctctctctcacatcgcGTGAAAAttctcaattaaaaaaaaaaaaagaagaagaaaagaatcccGGTCAAATCCTCGTGAGGCAATTGGGGTTTTTCCAAGAAGGCCCACATGCTTCCCTTCCTCCAATCACATTGAAGCATTCACtagaaaaaagaacaaagaacCCTTCAAAGCCTGCCTTCTCCAAGTCATATCCCACCATTGTCTCTGTCTCCCAGATCAGATCTAGAATTTCTCCTCTATTTGGGATTCCAAGATCTAAAAGAGATCCAGAAAGGTTTCTGTACATCTCTTTCTGTTATTGCaggaagagaaaggagaagatgGGTGTAGAGAATGGGAATGGAGATGGGAATGGCTTCTCCAAGCTTGCTTTGGGAGGGAAAGGAAAATACAGGAGGATGGATATCGAGCTcccagaagaaggagaaggaggagaGAATGCCCAACAGCTTCAAAAGAAGAGCATCAACACCAATAAATATGTTTTCGCTTGCGCCGTCTTCGCCTCCCTCAATTCAGTCCTTCTCGGTTATGGTATTCTTCTTCCCCTTTTCTCTTTCTACATTACTCAATTTCCTGGTTTTCTGGAAACAAaatagggaaaaaataaaaatacccacATCTTCAAATGACCAATCTGCAGTGTAACCGACATTTTCGATCTCTTTCAGGAAATATACAATGTTGAATTGAGTCTGTGGGGGGCAAGATTTTGTTGATCTAAGCCGTCGGGACTGTTGGTGACATGTTGGATTGGGGATACGTCGAAGATCTTCTCTGATTGATGATCGTGACCATCTGATCAGGCTCAATTAATGTAGGCCATATGTTGGAATTGTCCATTGTgttggatggttttgatcatcTAATTTGGGTTTTCCATCAAATGCCACCATTATGGCTTTGGTGgcccaaaggtgggccccacatataccaatgcaggaaagaaagagaaggaacaaTGGTTCTTTCCATGAAGCATCATCTAATACCTTGTTTTTTACTTCCACAGTTGCAAAAGTTGAATTTGTTTGCAGTTCTTATTTACAAGGTATAGATAGGCCTTTGCTGAATTAATATCAAAATTGGCATAGAGATGAAGATACCGGTGATttgttgatggtattcgtgaaatGGGGAAGACCCATTTGAGGAAAATGCTGGATAAAGCTTGTTTGTGGATTGAATATTGAAATGCACATACAGAAACATGCGATCTTTCACAATGTGTTgattgtgtttgtgaaaatgggAATTACCCAATTCAGGGAAATGACGGATAACAACGTCTGCTATGTAATTGTGGCTTGATTTCCAATTCCAGCCTTCCTACCCAAAACAAATGAGATATGCAATGGCTTCTCTAGTCtgtatatttttgtttttcattccTTTTTGCATGTTCAACATTGaacatttaattcattttatgaGTGCAAGATCTTGGTTATTTCCTGATGGTATCAATGCAATAGACTATTAAATAGCTCATGTGGCgattttgtgctctcattgccactCCCAAGCCCTGATAAAGAAGGAGGATTGCGTCAAGTTGGCAGCTGACATGAAACTTTTACCATAACTCTCATCATGAATCCGGATAAtgtgacattccaaactcatgctagagGTTCCCTATAAGCAATGTGTTGCATCAAAACGCATCAGAACCCAGGTGCAATGAGAAATAGGCAAGGGTTGGCTAGGGCTTTCCCCAAAAGTGACTCGCAACAACGACTCTATGTTGCTGTGAGAAGTATGGCCCTTCATAGAGTGGAATAGCCGTTCATGTAGCTGACGGTGACCCCATATTGTTgcgataaggcttggatgatgatgatggtacaGAAACATCATGTAGCTATGTTTGTAATGCATTTCAGTTTGATACTCAATTGTAGTTGCACGAACCTTCTACCTAATGGCTGCTCCTGCTTTGAAGCATGCTTCAGACTTGCACTTCCGCTTGTGCTCCCTAGCTGTTTATACCTACTCACATTTTGAAACAAACGCTTCCCAACTACTGCACCCAAATCTGTTGCAACTTTACACTTCATGCAACTATATATTCAGTAAATCTCATCTTTCATTACTACAATGTAGCAAGCCTATATACAAAACAAAACCATTTTCTCATTTCCAATTCGCAAAGGTGCTTTTTGGTTTAATTTGTGCTTGcgcgtgcatgtgtgtgcatgtgtggttATACATTCTGTTAAAATGGCATAGAAATACAAGATCATGGTGATTTGTTAATGTTATCCATTACTGGGAATACCCACATAGAATGCTTTGAGTTTAATTAATTCAGTTAGAACATACAgtctttgatgtatgtgcattgTCCCAATTCTAGCCTAATGTTCGGATCATTTATCTGCAGATGTTGGTGTTATGAGCGGAGCAATTCTATTCATTCAGGAGGATCTGAAGATAAGCGAGGTACAAGAAGAAGTACTGGTTGGATGTTTGAGCATCGTCTCGCTTTTGGGCAGTTTAGGAGGCGGAAGAACCTCAGATGCCATTGGCAGGAAATGGACCATGGGCTTAGCCGCCATAATTTTTCAAACGGGTGCTGCTATAATGACCTTTGCTCCTTCTTTCCTTGTGTTGATGATCGGCAGGCTTTGTGCCGGTGTGGGGATAGGCTTTGGAGTCATGATTGCACCAGTATACATCGCCGAGATATCACCCGCCATTGACAGAGGAGCCCTCACCTCCTTTCCTGAGATCTTCATAAACATAGGCATCCTTCTTGGATACATCTCCAACTACATGTTTTCAGGCCTTTCGGTACACATAAGCTGGAGGATAATGCTTGCTGTGGGGATTCTACCATCTGTCTTAATTGGGTTTGCTCTATTCATTATCCCAGAGTCGCCGAGGTGGTTGGTGATGCACAACCGGGTTGAAGAAGCCAGATCCGTGCTGCTAAAGATAAATGAGAAcgaggcagaggtggaagagcgGCTAGCTGAGATAGAGGAAGCGGCCGGCAATGCAAACCCTGAGAAAAAGCTAGAGGAGAAAGAAGTGTGGCTTGAATTGTTGAGGCCCTCTCCCACGATCCGCCGGATGCTGATAACGGGATTTGGGATCCAATGCTTCCAACAGATCACAGGCATCGATGCGACCGTATATTACAGCCCAACAATATTCAGAGAAGCGGGCATCATGAGCAAGAACGGGCTTCTTGCTGCGACCGTGGCCGTTGGATTTAGCAAGACCATTTTCATCTTGGTCGCGATTTTTCTCATCGACAGAGTGGGGAGAAAGCCACTGCTATATGTGAGCACAATCGGAATGACAGTCTGTTTGTTTGGATTGGCTGCAGCTCTAACTGTCATCGGACATGGAGTGGGATCAAAAGAATTTGGGATTGGGCTCGTGATTTTGGCGGTGTGTGGGAATGTCGCGTTCTTCTCAGTCGGAATAGGCCCAGTGTGCTGGGTCTTGACCACCGAGATCTTTCCTCTAAGGCTCCGGGCCCAGGCATCAGCACTTGGGGCAGTGGGGAATCGAGTGAGCAGTGGCCTGGTTGCCATGTCTTTCCTATCCATGGCCCGCTCCATTTCAGTAGCAGGAACTTTCCTCATCTTTTCTGCGATGTCAGCTCTCTCCGTGGCCTTTGTCTACGTGTTCGTTCCGGAAACAAAAGGGAAGACTCTGGAACAGATAGAGCTGCTATTTCAAAATGGCGGGAGAGAATGGCAAGAAGGTGAAGTCGAACTCGCAGATGTCGAGCATCTGGTGCAGAAGGAATAGCTGTTTGGGTGGTTCTTTCGACGGCTCGAATCTTTCCACAAGAGGCCCTTTAGCTCTATAACCTTCTCCTGATTCGTATTCAAGCTAGACCACTGCATGCATTGCCCTACATTTTTCAAATGGTGTtgactcatccaccatacacataCCATTCATTCATGCCAGTTACACCagccaaatcatgggtcccaccatagatgGAGCATGTCCCACAAATTTATGCTTATCGGATTATTCCAACTGTCCAATCAGTAACCATTAAATGGACAGTTAGAAAGGGAAAAGGTCagcagtccaaattcaatggcCAATACCAGATGTTTGAGATCGTCTAATTAGTGATACTGTCAATTTACGGTCCGCCCACAATGGGGCCTGTGAATAGAATCACATGTATGGCAGATGATCACCAGCATCTAAGAAAAATGGTGGGAAAGCACAGTAGTCTAGCTCTGAGGATTCTGCCAAGACTAAATCAGGAGAGAAGGAGGTATGTTTCCTGTGTTTGGAGTTCTTCTCCAAAATAAGT
This DNA window, taken from Magnolia sinica isolate HGM2019 chromosome 14, MsV1, whole genome shotgun sequence, encodes the following:
- the LOC131226261 gene encoding probable polyol transporter 4, with the protein product MGVENGNGDGNGFSKLALGGKGKYRRMDIELPEEGEGGENAQQLQKKSINTNKYVFACAVFASLNSVLLGYDVGVMSGAILFIQEDLKISEVQEEVLVGCLSIVSLLGSLGGGRTSDAIGRKWTMGLAAIIFQTGAAIMTFAPSFLVLMIGRLCAGVGIGFGVMIAPVYIAEISPAIDRGALTSFPEIFINIGILLGYISNYMFSGLSVHISWRIMLAVGILPSVLIGFALFIIPESPRWLVMHNRVEEARSVLLKINENEAEVEERLAEIEEAAGNANPEKKLEEKEVWLELLRPSPTIRRMLITGFGIQCFQQITGIDATVYYSPTIFREAGIMSKNGLLAATVAVGFSKTIFILVAIFLIDRVGRKPLLYVSTIGMTVCLFGLAAALTVIGHGVGSKEFGIGLVILAVCGNVAFFSVGIGPVCWVLTTEIFPLRLRAQASALGAVGNRVSSGLVAMSFLSMARSISVAGTFLIFSAMSALSVAFVYVFVPETKGKTLEQIELLFQNGGREWQEGEVELADVEHLVQKE